The nucleotide sequence GCCCAGCAGAATTCTCTCTGCATATTTTCATAGTGCACACTGCATTTTATTGCTATAATTGATCTATTAAGCAGAAACTATAGAGCACACATGGAGCCCCTGTCAATTTCATGATGTTTATTtggatttccatttttctctttccacagGGCCTCACTTTTTATCATCCTGAATTGAGTAAAACTGGGAAGGAATCACATCACTATTTATATTGGTACAATTAACTTTGTAGCTTGAAAAGCAAAAGCCAATAAAGTAACCTCAAAACTAGACAGCAAATCGTGGACTTTTCAAAGTCAGGGACCAAGTTTTCAGTAGCTCTGCACCCTTGGTGCCTAGCCCCATGTCAGACACGTAAAAGGCCTCTAGTAAATGCTTATTGGCTAAATGAGCAATTggtttcaaattatttattgaggaccAGCATTGAGGTAGGTGCTATTCATAACATAGAATTTGCCTATAGTTTCTACCCAGGGGATAGAACTTAtgacttgttctttttgttctggAGACTGGATGAGGACAGAGCATAATGACTGTTGTTGCTAATGTTACATTTTACGTAACCAAAGAAGTTTTTTCTGCCTGTGGCCTCAGCAGCAGTGAAAGCAGCCACATCATCTGGCATTTATGAAAAGGTATTCTCTGGGAACCTCCTAAGTTCTGCGTGCTGTGCTATCCAAATCAATCCAGATCAAAGGACCCGGTCATTGTCACCATCTGTCAAGGCCATTGTATTCAAAACAGTGAGTCTGTCATCATTCTCTTTCtcaaacacatgcacactcaACTGAAGAATATGTGTATGATGCCAACTATCTGACAAAAGaacaaatgcaaatttatttaatcatcccTTTACCCAGCCAGTCAGGCAGCCCTCCAAGCCAGTGATCCTGAAAGCACATATTTCTCCCgagattttgttaaaatgcagacttaGATTTACTAGGTCTGGGAGGAGGcctaagagtctgcatttctaataagatTTCTTAGTTAGATCAGGCTTTGATACTTAAAGTGTCATCCAGGGACTGGTGGATTTGGCACCAccagggagcttgttagaaatgcagactcttaggTGCCACCCCAAACCTACTGGATCAGAACCTGGATTTTATCAAGATCCTACATTGTGAAGTGCACCATAGGGAATGTACTCAATAGTaatgtgtcagatgggtactaaacttaaagggatgatcacttcataagttatgtaaatgtctgatcactatgttgtacacctgaaactaatacaatattatatgtcaactgtaattgaaaaataaaaaataaaacaccaagatCCCCATACTAACATCTGAGATGCACTGTTCTAACTGTTTAAGAAGCCTACAGTATAAATTATGGGCATGGATCCCAATGGGGCTCTGGATTGGAAAGTAAGGCCAGGTAGATTTCCTGTTCCCTTTTTCATCAAAACTCTTTAGGGTACCTGCCCCAGTACAGCATCTGACACACAGATAAAGACACAAACAGATGCCTCTGTTTAGTCATTCAGGAGTATGATGAATTTGTTATTATCCATCCTGGATTGCCATTGGCCCACCAACCATCCCATCCCCTTTCCAGGGAACTTTATTCTAGACAAAGAATTTGACACGCTTATGTCTGAGCATGTCAGAAGGAGAAAACGTGGCACAAGCACTAGGAGATCACAGTTtctatttccttatctgtaaaatggagatactaatACGTACCACCTGTTCTAGCTTCCTATCTAGTCTTGTGAGGAGCTTGGAAATCTACATGTGAAGGAGATTTGAAAACATAAAGATGTTCATGagattttaaaacagctttagtgagaaggaaaaaaaaatcacagagatTTCAGGGCCAGAGAGGTCTGGCTTTAAAATTTGGCCTTCCCATGTACTAATTTTGTGATTTCTGCCAAATTATTTCATCTAGGTGAGCCTCAACTTCTTCTTATGTAAAATGGTCATGAAAACATCCACCTGGCAAGGTTGTAGGTGGGATTAAAATGTTACTAATATGTGTAAAGAATCAGGTACATAGCAGAGTTTAATAAATGGTAGTCAAGAGCAGTGCATTATAGGACTTGGTTGAGAAATAATCTTCCAAAGATGACTTTCCCCTCAGGTAAATGCTGTTGTATTGGCGCAAAAAGAGAATGGCTTGGAAGCTGGTTAGATGACTTGGAAAGCTGGTTTTAGATGAAACCCCATCCAGCTCAAGAGACTGATATCTTGAAGTTGATTATCTAAGTATATCCAGAAGAAACATCCCCAAACCTCAATGAAggttttactatttatttaaatatttgtgagtACCGGCCACTGCGGGGCTTTGCGGTGAGGGCTTGCTCTGATTGTTTTGTCTCATTCAAGTGCCTGAGCATACAAAAAGAGACCCATGTGGAAAAGCAGGTCTTGTGACACTCTCTGCCTGAGACTGAAATCACACTATACTCCTGGGTGGTTCAGGATATCACCAGGAAGAATATCACCAAACAATCACTGTtactctagaaaaagaaagggcaattttttgtttgtctctttttgtATGTCTCATTTGAATGCCGGAAGGACTTGCTGAGAGCCTGGCTCTGGTGTAGAGGGAGGTTTCCACATTAGTATCCATGCAAGCAGACACTCCAGGCCAAGGGCAAACAGCACAATTAGTGATATCAAGGGTCATCTACGGCAAGGAGAGGATTGCTCTGAGGACACTAGGAATTGATGGTACCCCATTATCAGAATAACAGAACAATGAGTCTTATTTGCTGGAGACCTGAGGGGGCGGCTGTTGGATTATTGCTGCTTTACTGTCAGTAATTAAGCATTTGTGATACAGAGAGACTATTgtctcttttaaaagaaaaagataaaaatgaaaacaagtactCACCATCCTCTCTCTATCTTCCCAACCTctaactaatatttttatttttgaaatgcccTTTTAAGGCTCTTAGTTTTCTTAAGCCTCTTTTCAGGCAGGCTAAGCCTTTGGGAAGATACAGTTTTGAAGGAGAGATAgccccttttatttttcttttctagagttATAGCGGTTATGTGGTGGTATCCTTCCTGGTGATACCAAAGTAACCAGGAGTGTGATTCCAGTCGTAGGCAGAGAGTGTCACGTGACGTGCTTATCCACATGGGTCTCTGTGTCGGGGGTGTGTATGCTCAATGCCATATGAGgaggacaaacaaaacaaaacaaaaacacacctcCTCATCATGGGGAATTTCAGTGAAAACCTAATAAGAGGGTAAGACTAAGAGGGAGGAAATGAGCACACAGAGGCTGTAGGGAGTAGCCAGAGAAGGCAGTTAGCGGAATGGCCAGCAGTTCTGAGCAAAGAGTAGAGTCTGTGAGAGGGAATTGGAGTCTCCagtgtgggtttttgtttgtttgttttcttctttggttttgttttatttggccTGAATAACTAAAGTTTGAAACATCATCAAGCCATGTTTGAGTGTGGAATGACAGCAGAAGCCCTTCTAGGTAGGGAAAGATTTAGCTTGTTGAACTCCAAGTCCAGCTCCCATAATGGGTCCTTCTGAATCTGGCCGCAGCTCTTGGCTCACTTTGCTAGGGATTGACCCAGGAGTGCATCAGTTTATCTCCTCTCGTTTCTAGGACACAGGACACAGTCTTTACCTCCAGCCAATCTATACTTGTGATCTTTGGGGAGTTTGTAGATGGAACCACTGGGTAAAAGGGCGTCATCATCCAGCAGGAAAGACAGCTTGAAGGGCATCACGTTTTGGAGTATAAGGCCACGTGCAAAGAGCTGGGTTTTTTGACAAGACAAGAAACTGGGTTTCAATACTAACCATACACCCTGCTAGCTATGGGACCTTGTTAGCCAAGTAATTTTATCTTTTGGAGACTCAGGGATAATGATACCTGCTACAAATCTACTATACCAACTATAATTCTATAAACCTAACCAGAATTGTATAAGGGTCAAATGAGATAGTGGAGAAGAGAGCATTGAAGACATCAGAGCTGTACTGTCCAATATGATAGCTACTAGCCACAAGTAGCTATTTGAATGtaaatcacttaaaattaaatagaaggaaaaattcagttcctcattcacaatagccatatttcaagtgcttaagagccacatgtggcttgtgggtaccatattggacagcaaaGCTATGGGAAATTTGCATTATCGCAGAAAGTCTTATCAGATGCTCTGCCTGGAACTGCTGTGTAGGGTTTGGTATTAAGGATGTGAAGGATGAACCACTGCAGGGATGAGAGATGCGGTCCTAGTTAAGGATTCTTGGGGAAAAACAGAACCCATGCAAATTAGCTGAAGTAAAACAAGGAATTAATTTGATTAATTCAGGAAAAACATGTGGTCCAAGAGCTGGAATCACAGCTAGGCTTTAAAAGGAATTTGAACCCGTTTCTAGAAGTAAGGACGCCACTCTCTCcttctcactgtctctctctttatctttcttcttctccctgtGGCCACTGGTGCTCTTACCTCTGTATGTTCGTGACCTCTCCCatctcctcttcctgctgcttctctcttcctccttctctcctccccttacCCCCCATCCCCCTGCAGACCAGCTTTCTCAACTTCACTGTATATGGTCCAAATAGGGCTCAATGAGACCCAGTTCTCGTATCTTCTCAGGGATAATTCCTAACAAAGGCTAGGTCCTGATTCCAAATTCCCAGGATTCTTGTTAGCTAGCTAGGTGTGATCATCAGCCTTGCTCCCATCAGCTTTATCCAGTAGGATGGGGGCACTAGCCCCATTCTTACTCAATAGGGGcaatggtggggggaggggggcagatgCTCACAGGAGGAGCGCATGTGGGATGAGGATGGGTCATTGACTACTATACTCATCCTTCACACCTTGGAGAGGTCCACGGAGCCTGTGGTCACGCATGGAAGAGTCACCAGAGGTTTGACCAAGGCCATGAAGAAAAGGAGTGGGATACCTTTTCTTACTTGGTCATTTGTGTGGTTTGAATTGCCCGTATAGATTCCCAGGGGTTTGGCTTGACCGCTGCATCCACATACCTGGATGGAAGTAGGCACAGCCAAAGGCAGGTGGAAATCGGTCTAAACCTTTGTCATTTCTTAAATACAAACTGGGTACTTATGAGACCCTTTTCTCTCCTGCCTTCAGGAAGAAACATGAGGTTCCCCCGGAAATCACTCAAGAGGAAGATGGAAGGGGCtgtttaaaatagatttaaagcGACCGGCCGCAAGACTGGGGCCAGAGGGCTGGCAGTGGAAAACCCTGCTGGGTTGTGATCTCTCACTGAAAAGTTCCAGGTGCCTTTTTGCTTCCtgcaaaacaaaggaagaaaagaagaccaTGTCCATAGCCTTGAAACAGGTGTTCAACAAAGACAAGACCTTTCGGCCCAAGAGGAAATTTGAACCTGGCACACAGAGGTTTGAGCTCCACAAACGAGCTCAGGCGTCCCTCAACTCGGGCGTGGACCTGAAGGCGGCCGTGCAGCTGCCCAGCGGGGAGGACCAGAATGACTGGGTGGCCGTGCACGTGGTGGACTTCTTCAATCGGATCAACCTCATCTACGGCACCATCTGCGAGTTCTGCACCGAGCGGACCTGCCCGGTGATGTCAGGGGGCCCCAAGTATGAGTATCGGTGGCAGGACGACCTCAAGTACAAGAAGCCGACTGCACTGCCAGCTCCGCAGTACATGAACCTTCTTATGGATTGGATCGAGGTTCAGATCAACAATGAGGACATATTTCCAACCTGCGTGGGTAAGTCCATGAGCAGTTTCCTGGTTACTTTGTCCCCTCCCACCCATGCTCAGAGAGTTTGCAGAGGCTTCTTTCGGGACTGCCTTGGAATGCTGAATGGCACCCATTATCAATGTTTCCCCAATTCCATCATCATTCACAAACCTgcagtttctttttccatatgTAGGAACTCATTGAAATTTTGAAACCTATTGTTTGTTGACCGTTTACAATAATTTCATGGACCTCAGCCATGAAATGACACATCCCACATGCTGGGAACGTTGACTTGGTGAAATGTTAGATTTGATCTTGCTGACATTCTTAGGACTAGACTCCAAAGCCACCCAGGTGTTCTGGTAAGGTTCTTATTATTTGCCTAATTAACTAGTTAAACACGCATTCACTCTGGCACGGTTATTGGTATTTATCTCTCAGGTTAAGAAATCCCAATGTGAGACTCCATGGATTTGTTTGGGGTTGGCATTCTGGGAAAATAGAGAGCCTGCCCTTCTtctgttcttccctctcctgatcGTAGGTTCTTAATTCCAGGCTGTACTGTTAACTTGCGCACTTGTGTAGCTCTGAGACCCACCAGGACACTTGAAATGcaaatgcttttgttttccttaatttctaaGTCATAAAACTATTCAAGGGGAAGGAGCAAACCTTTTCTATCTCTTGTATTTCTTTATGCTGGTGATCATTGGACGGTCCATGCACTGACAGGCTggatttaaaattcagttttcttgGGCTCTAGGTGCAATGGGAAAGCAATCTCCTTACGTCTCCTGTTGTATCTCCAGCCCTGGAACCCTGgtaggcactcaggaaatatttgtggaatgactGAAAAAATACTTGTGCCATTGGAAAGTATTATTAAAAAGCTCTGAGATGGTCAGGGtctaaaaaaagtatttgaaacaCATTGTGGAAATCACCTCTAGTTGGGATGTGTGTGTCCCCAAGTGGCATATGGAAAGTTGAGGTGGGGGCGTATGGAAGTAATTAAGTTAATACCAGAAAAAAAGAGTGTGTAAATTGATTAGGGCAGTATGTACATCTTGAACTATTCAGCACACAAACCAATTTGCTCAGAGTTCTGGTGCTGCCTTGACTTGTTCAGTTCCCTCATGCTCTTTCTTTCTGCTGTCCCTTGCTGAGGAAGAAGGTGGGGTTAATGCTTGACTCACCGGCGTAGGAGGAAGAAGACAGGTTTCAACTCACCCCTTACCGCTGACCCCAGCCACATCATAGACACCTCCATGGGGTGGGAATTTCTTAGGTTCATGTTTTTTTGCGCCTTCTTTGACTGTCAGAGGATTCTTTTGTCATTGggaggaatttttcttttccaaaagcaTTACCAGCAACTGCCAATGCTTTGTGCAGAACAtatgataccctgtttccccgaaaataagacctagctggaccgtcagctctaatgtgtcttttggagcaaaaattaatagaagacccggtattatataatgttatatcatatatcgtatcatatcatattatattaattagaccggatcttatagtaaaataagacctggtattatattatattatattatattatattatattatattatattatattatattatattatatggcgttgcattacattacattacattataaagacctggtcttatattatagtaaaataaggtcttatgttaatttttgctccaaaagacgcattagaggtgatggtctggctaggtcttatttacggggaaacacggtagcaataaaaataaataaatgtgggcAGGGAGACAATTCTTTGTCCTTCCCCTCTGTTTTGGTGCTTCTTGATGCTTTGAGCTTTGGATGTTTCTGCTCTCTCTGGCAACCGTGGTTACCATGTAGAGTTTGTGACCAGAAATAACATCACAGAGCCATGGTGTGTTATTTGGGAATGAGGAAGCTTCTAGTGGTCACCTTGGAAAACAGGACATCATAAGTGGTTTTAGACTTTGCTTGGAGGAAATCAGTAGATGCCGCCATGTCCCCCAAAGTAATTGACTTTGCTGTCATTTTCTAGACATTTCTTTCGTCATTCAATGGATTTGAGGAACATAGTCATCTAATCAGATACCTCTGTTTCAGCTCTTCCCAATCTATGTTCTGTAATACACCAGTGTTCTCAGATTTTAATACATGTACCactatgttttttcccccatggaaaaataagtttgggaaatgctgagtaaaattgatttctttactgtattttaatatgctaatgttAATTATAAATCTCTAAAAAAGGAATGATATTTAGTATGTGATGTTTCCTAATTTGAACCTgctagctttctttttttaatggaccACCATTAGAATCTTTGGGGAAATGTGAATCTATATATGTTAGAGTTGTCAAACTTTTGTTTGTATCACAATTACTTTGGCCAtctgtttaaaatgcaaattgtttGGTCCTCCCCCTCAacaactaaatcagaatctcttgggTAAGACACAGAATTTCACTTTTAGCAAGCACCCACCACTCACTCCTTTGTCTATTGTAACCGCTCAGAATGCTTTTCATTCCCCAGAAACAGGCTCTTTATTACCTCTCTGGTTTTATTCATGGTGTTCTTTCCTTCTGGAATCACCATTTTCTCTATTTAGTGAATTCTCATGCATTCTTTATATCATGTTCTCTTTCACTCATTAGAATATAAGCCCTTTAAAATTATGGGATATGCCTTATTCATTTGAATATCCCAGCACTAAGCCCAGTCTTTATGCCTTATAAGTTgttggttggatggatggatggatgcaagGAAGGAtaaatagatggatgaatggaaaaatgatCTTTATAAAGTCCCGACATGGTGTGTATGGTGCTGGTGATCAAAGTGAAGTTAAAATATCTCTGAATCCCTTTATCACCATCCTGAGTATTTTCTGTACCTGCCACCacagaatttaattttctgtgtttaacttttccAAGGTGAAATGTTAGGGGTCAGTAAAAAtcaccaccacccaccaccaccctgAGGGTCTCCATCAGCATCCTGCTCACCTGTTATTTGCCTTTGGACAACACGGTTGCTATCTTTTGAAATAACTTATCATCAGGAGCCACTTTCTTTGTTAGAATTcatttctcctctgcctcccGCTAAATCCAGCCTACTTTGGTTCTTTTTGATCTTTGTGCTGCCAAGAGTCATTATCGTGAAAATGATCAAGATAAAGTAAAGGAAGACTTCTCAGTAAACAGCAGACCCTGGATCCATGAGAAACGGGGACTTCTGCTTAGCATTATGGCTTTGAATCATAGGCGCATTTCTGTGTTCTTGCCTGGGAATTGGGAGGGGTTCAAATTGCACCTCCTCCCCACTGTGATCCAAGGAAATAGAACCGGAAAATACTGACAGATGTGAAGGCTTCACCCTCAGTTAGGTATTAAAGGATATAAACAGCTGTTGATCTCTACCATTGAAACATGGAGGACAGAAAAGCTTTCATCTGTTCCTAGATTCTAGTTTAACTAGTATACGCCTGCTATTTCAGACGTGGAGCTTTCTCAGTTGGGAGAATACCAAACAGATGTGGCTCCCTTGTGAACTAGAGTCTCCTGCACTTTCCCTTGATCCTCTCCAGTTTCCTTTGTTAAAAAGCCAACAGATGTCCCTGTGAATGCTCCTAAGACAGCAGTAACTTCAGAAGCAAGGGCCCCTCCTCTTCAATTCTATCTCTACATATCCACTTTAAGAGATAACTGCAGAAAAGTAGGAAGCCTAGGAAGTCACAGCCGTTTTTTCTATCGCCTGTCtaattacaataatttttatgttcTAGCCCTCAGCTTCCCTGTTTTTCTGTTATATAATAGGATTTAATATCTTAGATCTgacactcaagaaaaaaaaatgagtagaaaaCTTAGAGCTCCTCCAACtcgtgtttttaaaaagtctttgaacGAGAAgaataagaacattaaaaaaaataattacatgatCTCACCTACCTCTATGGATTTAGGATAAAAGGGTGTCGGGGAAGGAaagagcagggaaaggaaaggagagaagcgAGGGAGGGAACTCAAGATTTATTGAGCCTGCTAAGTGCCAAGCACTATTAATCTTTCTTAAGTCTTACAATAACTCAATGaattaaatattccattttaccAGTGAGGAGGCTGGCATTTAAACAAGCTAAGGGGCTTTCCCAAGGTTATACAGCTAGTGAGTCATTTGTAAGTCAGGGAGTTAGCTCAAGAGTGTCCAGCCAAAAATCTATGCCTTTGTCACCACTACCATTCATAGCATGTATcattattttgcaaattttccTTCACCTGGCTAAAGACTTCTCAAATAACGGCTTTAGGAGGTTGTCTAGGATAGAGAATATTTCAGAAAACCTGGTTTTTGCTATaatttgtatgtaaaaaaaaaaagtatgtaaatatgtatgtaaagcAATGCTTTTTGTTTACTCCTGTTTAAATAATTTCTCTGGACTGCTTGAGGAGTGACCTGGTACTGTAATATACCTGTTCCCATGTTCCATTCCAAGATTGGGCAGAGGATGACTTAGCCTCATAAAAATGCTCTGGGAGCCCACGACTACCTACTACtgccattcagtcattcattcattcaataactgtTTGTCAATACCTGCTTAGAAGCAGGCTCTATTGTAGGCACTGAGAAAGCAAAATGGACAGTTCATGTCCTTGGGTAGTTTCCATCATGTCCCGAATGTCTGTCTAGTTGCTCTGAATTGCACGTTTTTCTAAAAGGAGTAGTTTGTTCAATGGTCAAGTGCGTTGTGGAAATAGCTGCATCACTTTGGTAACCTTTCTCATGAGACTTCAGCTGAGTTTCATCCTCTCTCAAAATATGGGGACAGGAAACATGAGACTATAAAAAACTATGTCCATAGGGATGAGCTTTTCAGTCATCGGGTGTCGGAGAACTGAGTTTATAATTAgcctt is from Rhinolophus sinicus isolate RSC01 linkage group LG04, ASM3656204v1, whole genome shotgun sequence and encodes:
- the MOB3B gene encoding MOB kinase activator 3B, whose amino-acid sequence is MSIALKQVFNKDKTFRPKRKFEPGTQRFELHKRAQASLNSGVDLKAAVQLPSGEDQNDWVAVHVVDFFNRINLIYGTICEFCTERTCPVMSGGPKYEYRWQDDLKYKKPTALPAPQYMNLLMDWIEVQINNEDIFPTCVGVPFPKNFLQICKKILCRLFRVFVHVYIHHFDRVIVMGAEAHVNTCYKHFYYFVTEMNLIDRKELEPLKEMTSRMCH